The sequence TGGCCAGGAGGCGCTCGACTATATCTTTGCAGAGGGAAATTATCTCACTCGAAGCATTGATGACATCCCTAAAATAATACTACTTGATTTGAAAATGCCAAAAATAAATGGAATTCAGGTTTTGCAGAGAATAAAATCGGATGAACGGACAAAAAAAATACCTGTTATAATACTCACTTCTTCTAAGGAAGATCCGGACATCCAGATTTGCTACGATCTCGGTGCGAACAGTTATGTGGTAAAGCCGGTTCAGTTTGAAAAATTTCTTGCCGCCGTTTCTGAACTTGGGTTATACTGGTTATTATTAAATCAGCCACCTAAATGACCCATCATATGATAAATACAATAAAAATAGTAATTATCGAGGATGATCAAAATGATGCTGAATTACTCCAACATGAACTAAAAAAAGCTGGAATAATTTTTACATCAAAAATTGTTCAGTGTCGGGAGGAGTTTATTGCGGCTCTTGATAATTACCAACCGGATATTATATTGTCTGACTATTCACTCCCTTCCTTTGATGGTGTTACGGCTTTTCATATCAAGCAAAGTCGGCATTCCCACATTCCTTTCATTATTGTTTCGGGAAGTGTTGGCGAGGAAAATGCGGTAGAACTTATTAAAAACGGCGTTAACGATTATGCACTCAAGGATAAACTGTTTACGCTAGCTCCCAAAGTGGAAAGAGCACTAAAAGATGCGGAGAATATAAAAGCAAAAAGGCTGGTAGAGGAAAAATTGAAAATCCAAAATGAAAAACTTTTTGAAATTGCCTTCTTGCAATCGCATCAGGTAAGGGTACCCGTGGCTCAAATACTGGGCCTGTTCAACTTGTTTAAGTTCGAAGATCCCGCTGACCCCATTAATTCTGAAGTCCTTTACCGTTTAAAAAGCGCATCTGAGTCTCTTGACACTATAATCAGGGACATTGTTCAAAAAACAAGCGAGATAAAAGACGCCCTCTGATTTTCCCATTCAAATTTTTACCCATTCCGGCAGCAGCATTTACTATAGATCATTTTCCGGAGCTCTACTACCTGTTTGAGCCAGCTTGAATTAACGGTGAAAAGTAAATGCAAATGATTTTTATAAGCCGGTAATAAATGCTACAACACTAAACTGGATTTTAATTACCGGTATTTAAAAACCTTTTCATCTCTGTTTGTCTTATTGAAATCAAGATCCGGCTTTTGCCTCAATAAGTGTTAGTCATCGATTGCCAGCTGATGAGTTGCTTAATAATCTTTGTACTGGTCATCGACTCTGAACGGTTTTTATGAATAAAATACAAATTGTTTTCTTTTACCTGGAAGTCTTTTACAAAATAAAAATCTTTTAATTCAAAGCTATGTGTGAATGTGTTTTTTGTTAAGTCGTAACGGTAAAGCGTTAGAATGCCGGCGCTGTTAAGACGCGAAAAAACTAAATTGTGCGTGTCATGGTCAACATACAAATGCGGGGTTATTCCTGAAAAATTAGTAAGATCAGTTTTGCTTTTGAGCTTTCCGTTTAAAGAAAAAGTACGTAAGTGTTTATTTGTGTAATCGAATAAAACATAATTACTGTCCAGTCGTTTCATTTCTGATGCTATAGGAGGAAGCATACTTTCATATTTGGAAGGCAGGATCAGCTCTTCTCTCAAAAGATCGAGGTGTTTTTTTATCTCCGTTACCGAGGTCTGGTATTGATAGCCCGCTTTGCGGATACCCAGAAAATACTGCAGATCATAATCCATGTTAAATCCTTTGATGGCAACACTGTCTGCAATGGTAATGATCTCCTGAGGAAGCTGCGACTTACGCTGCTCATCAAAAAGATAATACGTGTTTTTTAACGCGCGGTATTTTTTCGACTTGAGTACAAAACTGTTTCTGTAAGTGCATTCACAGGGCTTCAAAACAGCATAATAATTTTTGATGGGGTAAGGCTTTAAAAGATCCAGTTTCTGGTAGTCAAAGTAAACCTGGTAAATACTGTCGTTGGTAATTAATTGAATGGCCTGAAAACAATCTTTAAAAAGAACTTCCGCTTTTAGAGACAATTGTTTCTCGGTTATTTTGTCTCCCTGCTGATTCATAAGCATCAGAGTGTTGTATTTAGTACCCTTATTTACAAGAGCAAGAATCATATCATCATAAAATTCAAAGTCCAGAAAAAAAATAGTCGTGTTTTTTTGAAAAGTGTCGGTGCGACTCGATTTAACAATTACTTCTTCGAGTGTAATGTTCTTTGGCCGCAGATGCACCCGGTTTCCATACGCTTCAACTTCCTCTACGATGATTTTTTTAATGAAATAACCCATCTGATAGACAACAAGAGTATCGGAGTGTTGAGCGGCTATTTTTACCAGGCCATTTTCGTCCGATTGCGCTGAGCTGTTTTTTCCTTTCACTACCACATAACAAAACTCAATCGGCTCATTGGTTTTGGTATCAAGTACCCGAAACTTAAAGAGTTCTTTTTGCGCTACCGCATTAAAATTGAATACTAGCAATACAATAACACTAAGTTTTATCTTAGTGCACATACTCGCAAGTTGGGTGTGATTTTCCGTTGTCATTATAAACTTTGGAAAGGCTTCTTGATATAAAGATAAAAGAAATAATGAAAATCCAAACAGGATTTTTATATACTCATTTTAAGATATGTGTTCTAAAGTGTCACACCGTTTTTTTGCTTGATTAACTTTGGCATTTCTTTTTCTTCACACATCTGTAAGAAACCTATTTCTATTGTTCTGCAAATAGAGGGCATAGGAATGTCAGACCTTGAACCCTCGAAGAGATTTTTTGACTACTCACGAATAACGTCCATCGCCATAGAAATCTATACTAACAGACCGGGTGCTTTACCAAATCAAGTGAGCCGTAAATTTTTAATGCGTTAAGCAGAGTCTTGTTCCAGCGGTTGAAATCAAAGCAAAAGGAATGTGCTGTCCCGGGAATTTTCAGAGACGATTTTTACGGTCATTTGTTTTACACATTATCTTTCGCAATCACAGTCCAGTCATTATTACCAAAACCTTTATCAATCCACTTGTCCATTTCTGCTGCAATTGCCGGAATGGCAGCGAGGTGTTGGTTCGCGGCGTTCGCTTCTTCCATCATGAGACGCGCGTCTTTGCGGGCCATATTCAATTCCCAGGAAGGATTAGCGAAATCTGCAGCCAGTATGCGTTGTAGTCTGGCAGGAGCCATAGCGCCGGGATTCCAGTTATCGAACAAAGATACCAGGTCTGAAGAAGGC is a genomic window of Sphingobacteriaceae bacterium containing:
- a CDS encoding two-component system response regulator — translated: MSYSVEILLVEDNLSDAELTIRALKKNNLANQLVHLEDGQEALDYIFAEGNYLTRSIDDIPKIILLDLKMPKINGIQVLQRIKSDERTKKIPVIILTSSKEDPDIQICYDLGANSYVVKPVQFEKFLAAVSELGLYWLLLNQPPK